In the Drosophila gunungcola strain Sukarami unplaced genomic scaffold, Dgunungcola_SK_2 000001F, whole genome shotgun sequence genome, one interval contains:
- the LOC128261682 gene encoding uncharacterized protein LOC128261682 isoform X2: protein MDIALRGTNNRASSTSSTTGTGLHHAVSLGNIEVSTKATYSSHMDRSYDSEDEHTGRRRLRHTLSSELQPRTSVYSRGDIREQYCLTDRQLHSIEQRPRRERFFGCLSRRGQTQSGSFLGGCVGRRVPSDENLAAYAPFEKYPRYQNNYTDTHELESSYFRRQPASILSTGKSGEADLGGRYTWIGQQQQMTNNNADYQSDHRATCCTAPLESFYQDVLLRNYYVELCAPPNPTPPTSHTNQIANLNVCSYHCPTYATMPTTHHQHHHQQQAGNVRTKHVSFARSHTLTSFDNVNAGFRSSGRLKTARSQERLIGGKKPIIATGSMYETLQPPHLSQQQVPQQSSTLPKTWLPPPVQLQPCQHHHAPIHLHQPIPDNMVGLIIPQPLPLALPLPSPEVLIVEKKFRNAMKTQATQTDAAARRQGQVGYNTQVLALSPRIPHRIKVVSQGAQTNGLQNGKKLTKSLSEIPNGKEVPSHHYQQGSIYPHEIIYRTQSQDVVPLQTLSDAQNNIMYYKPPPPLLDAHSYGLGMEHLSRTRPSPSEQNVEYVNVNAAAVALNESFDYESNSLPRRTCTSHTDYFSNSLPRRHITEGSELMADNVPLDFSQSHLLPPPSEYCKNDDDVDVDVDVDVEEYYEEEEDHPHETESYSSEVCMEQAAQHRRMSMLPQMIDSPFRRDDLRRQSMPVYGQTEKLIDGFGPRTSFRRRDKVSCFPDEPHSAPAVRDRDEQEIFIDFKPHVSPKPSPKLQLKHRKQHKAEIAMRKMQQQRMAQAAALTLPKLKSVEVEVRKVDLEPSDEEDDEDEVSEPEEEDVEEEIDEDEQKLETDHQEDEEPLYENITPCNCRVESQPQLGDIQDKRSQFRKRSVSLDDDYEAKTAGTPTPGLRLPSTPASPCRDELLANVSTYPSSDSLANDNTRDHSDGIWNESQVTVLTAEQRDISDASYSSNLLLTPSSKRKNLLLQHQQRSSVDTDALDFEEQSPTYGLQTLPKIIKTPTPTASRPTSTQPLMPPPAIAVTPSSNQILDSSICSPLPKRSMVARGSVPDARQLMSKGGAAKQRHSDASFLPMGVADYVRSADISECSTNTDEYATCTDTSKRTPVSTQSSQLEKTHAGSSFESASSLYSMREELLQHDEKERDKQATLTKSQLKSPIGSVAELTRKSRSHSISSTTSSGSCPVSGAAIKSPAKESQTQTVVSLGSAQMKVSTAESSVPPGVKPKPDSISEDERSEMRYSSSGYYESPHDDDDEEQGMRSKARRIRQEDERKRRKTSMKLDIEKENMRALTSPIKKPTGSSSKVTSPEQQVPGSMDNGSSPSKMKRFRPKIRRQLRKSSREDVLAAAAGRRSRATPTIFGLSSGSGDTELLLDASMSSCAQAGATSGAQPGTTSGALAGTSTTTTSISLHSVPSSASKVTASESLVTTQHEAVVIPLTVKKPHSCATPTSLLSPKLPTISSTQSKSTSDTFQLKAKSIESLRSVSPGSDSVFYSEADGNAASGEQSHCLHCGKEMEGKQQSNTISELAGDSVESIPYIEQDIVKPPSDFADSPVTTKTTQRLYKKMDKRFRSEERYHGERGRHYKTRQENIRAKSEERGRAPSLPNTPVLRPAGSSPCVLPDINTEQSQHIIYKGHYDAGRYTRLTDDDLWTQLDHQCFDRSRERRASTESEKGFHAKYQVILHRLVQRRCTLEMYHRQKHNSFRVDKTVVVKSDSGEFGFRIHGSKPVVVAAIEPETPAESSGLEVGDIIISVNGVQVLDKHHTEVVKIAHDGCEKLELQVARTIGVLMHEQLEPPSQPIFSGYLWRQSGQAKGAPNSKKWVRRWFSLRPDNCLYYYKTEDDSQPVGAMIMAKHTVDLCPVDVGKPFAFKVDAGEGIPMYVAADSDELANRWLQLLRQAASQDNQWLDKSARCLYQSPTNIQRPDCFGYLLKLGSRWCGWSKRYCVLKDACLYFYQDANSKSAFGMACLHGYKVASMSANASGKKNSFEIIPPETKLRHYFFCTESEMDKKRWISALEYSIDRWIKSG, encoded by the exons ATGGATATTGCCTTGCGTGGCACAAACAACAGAGCATCGTCAACATCATCAACGACTGGAACTG GTCTGCATCATGCTGTGTCATTGGGCAACATTGAGGTCTCCACCAAG GCCACTTACTCCAGCCACATGGATCGCAGCTACGATTCCGAGGACGAGCACACTGGTCGCCGAAGACTTCGCCACACTCTCTCTTCGGAGCTACAGCCTCGCACTTCAGTCTACTCACGCGGAGATATTAGGGAAcag tactGCCTCACAGATCGCCAGCTGCATAGCATAGAGCAGCGTCCTAGGCGGGAAAGATTTTTTGGCTGCCTTTCGCGTCGTGGACAAACGCAATCGGGCAGTTTTTTGGGCGGTTGTGTCGGTCGTCGAGTGCCCTCCGATGAGAATCTGGCCGCCTATGCTCCGTTTGAGAAATATCCACG CTACCAAAACAACTACACAGACACACACGAATTGGAAAGTTCCTATTTTCGCCGTCAGCCGGCTTCGATTTTGAGCACTGGTAAATCGGGTGAAGCGGATCTGGGTGGTCGTTACACCTGGATtggtcagcagcagcagatgacTAACAACAACGCCGACTACCAATCGGACCACAG GGCAACTTGTTGTACAGCACCACTTGAATCCTTTTACCAGGATGTTTTGCTACGGAATTATTATGTCGAGCTTTGCGCTCCACCAAATCCTACACCACCAACATCACACACCAATCAAATCGCTAATCTAAATGTTTG CTCGTATCACTGCCCCACTTATGCCACAATGCCAACCACTCATCAccaacatcatcatcaacaaCAGGCCGGAAATGTGAG AACCAAGCACGTGAGCTTCGCCAGATCCCACACACTCACCAGCTTCGACAATGTGAATGCTGGGTTTCGATCCTCGGGGCGATTGAAAACAGCTCGCAGTCAAGAGCGTTTAATTGGGGGCAAGAAGCCGATTATTGCCACGGGTTCCATGTACGAGACCCTCCAGCCACCGCACCTCAGTCAGCAGCAGGTGCCACAGCAAAGTTCCACTCTGCCAAAAACCTGGCTGCCACCACCAGTTCAACTGCAACCCTGCCAGCACCACCATGCACCAATCCACCTGCACCAACCGATTCCAG acaACATGGTTGGCCTGATAATACCACAGCCTCTGCCTTTGGCTCTCCCACTGCCCAGTCCCGAAGTTCTCATCGTGGAAAAGAAGTTCCGCAATGCCATGAAGACACAGGCCACTCAAACGGATGCAGCTGCCCGTCGACAGGGTCAAGTTGGCTATAATACACAAGTTCTGGCCTTAAGTCCTCGGATACCGCATCGCATTAAGGTGGTTTCCCAGGGGGCTCAAACCAATGGCCTCCAGAATGGCAAGAAACTAACGAAAAGCCTTTCCGAAATACCCAATGGCAAGGAGGTGCCATCACATCACTATCAACAGGG CTCGATTTACCCCCACGAGATCATCTACCGCACCCAGTCGCAGGATGTGGTGCCATTGCAGACCCTCTCGGATGCCCAGAACAACATCATGTACTACAAACCGCCGCCACCTCTGCTGGATGCCCATAGCTATGGCCTGGGAATGGAGCACCTGAGCAGGACTCGACCTTCGCCCTCCGAACAGAATGTGGAgtatgtgaatgtgaatgccGCTGCAGTGGCTCTGAATGAAAGTTTCGACTACGAGAGCAATAGTTTGCCTCGACGAACGTGCACCTCGCATACGGATTACTTCTCGAATAGTCTGCCCAGGCGACACATTACAGAGGGCTCGGAACTCATGGCCGACAATGTGCCCCTCGACTTTAGCCAATCCCACTTATTGCCGCCACCAAGTGAGTACTGCAAGAACGACGACGATGTGGATGttgatgtggatgtggatgtggaggagtactacgaggaggaggaggatcaTCCCCACGAAACGGAGAGTTATAGTTCGGAGGTCTGCATGGAACAGGCTGCCCAACATCGCCGAATGTCCATGTTGCCCCAAATGATTGACTCACCATTTCGTCGCGATGACTTGAGACGCCAATCCATGCCGGTCTATGGGCAAACCGAGAAGCTCATCGATGGCTTTGGGCCGAGAACATCCTTTCGAAGGCGCGACAAGGTCAGCTGTTTTCCGGATGAGCCACacag TGCACCTGCGGTCCGAGATCGAGATGAGCAggaaatatttatagatttcAAGCCACACGTTTCGCCAAAGCCAAGTCCCAAATTGCAACTGAAGCACAGGAAGCAACATAAGGCCGAAATTGCGATGAGAAAAATGCAGCAACAAAGAATGGCCCAGGCAGCAGCTTTAACTTTGCCAAAACTGAAATCGGTCGAAGTTGAGGTTAGAAAAGTGGATTTGGAGCCCAGTGATGAGGAGGATGATGAGGATGAGGTTTCTGAACCCGAAGAGGAAGACGTCGAGGAGGAAATCGATGAGGATGAGCAGAAACTGGAGACAGATCATCAGGAGGATGAGGAGCCGCTCTACGAGAATATAACACCCTGTAATTGCCGCGTGGAGTCGCAACCGCAACTGGGGGATATTCAAGACAAGAGGTCTCAGTTCCGCAAGCGTTCTGTGAGCCTGGATGATGACTATGAGGCCAAGACTGCGGGAACTCCCACTCCTGGCCTGCGATTGCCATCCACTCCAGCGAGTCCTTGCCGCGACGAACTGCTGGCCAATGTCTCAACCTATCCATCCTCGGACTCGCTGGCCAACGACAACACACGCGATCATTCCGATGGCATTTGGAACGAGTCGCAGGTCACTGTCTTGACGGCTGAACAGCGCGACATATCCGATGCATCGTATAGCTCCAATTTGCTATTGACTCCCTCGTCGAAAAGGAAGAATCTACTGCTGCAGCACCAGCAAAGAAGTTCGGTGGACACCGATGCCCTGGATTTTGAAGAACAA AGCCCCACCTATGGCCTACAAACACTGCCGAAGATCATCAAGACCCCCACACCAACCGCATCGAGGCCTACTTCCACTCAACCTCTAATGCCGCCACCAGCCATAGCTGTGACCCCATCATCGAATCAGATACTGGACAGCTCTATATGCTCACCTCTTCCCAAGAGGAGCATGGTGGCCAGGGGATCGGTTCCGGATGCCCGACAGCTCATGTCTAAAGGCGGAGCTGCCAAACAAAG ACACTCGGATGCCTCGTTCCTGCCAATGGGCGTCGCTGATTACGTCCGGAGTGCGGACATATCGGAGTGCAGTACGAATACAGATGAGTATGCCACCTGCACGGACACCTCGAAACGAACGCCAG TTTCCACACAAAGTTCGCAGTTGGAGAAGACACATGCCGGAAGTTCCTTCGAAAGCGCCAGTTCGCTGTACTCCATGAGGGAGGAACTACTGCAACATGACGAAAAGGAGAGGGATAAGCAGGCCACTTTGACCAAATCCCAACTCAAGTCACCCATTGGTTCGGTGGCTGAGTTGACCAGGAAATCGCGATCGCACTCCATCAGTAGCACCACCTCTTCGGGAAGTTGTCCCGTCTCCGGAGCAGCCATTAAATCTCCAGCCAAAGAAAGTCAAACACAAACGGTGGTCAGCTTGGGTTCAGCTCAAATGAAAGTCAGTACGGCGGAAAGTAGTGTGCCGCCAGGAGTTAAGCCCAAGCCCGATTCAATATCAGAAGATGAGCGCAGCGAAATGCGTTACTCGTCTTCAGGGTACTACGAAAGTCCCCATGACGACGATGACGAAGAGCAGGGCATGCGAAGCAAAGCCCGGAGAATTCGACAGGAAGACGAAAGGAAGCGGCGCAAAACTAGCATGAAACTGGACATTGAAAAGGAGAATATGCGTGCCCTGACCAGTCCCATTAAAAAGCCCACAGGATCATCGAGCAAGGTCACCTCACCAGAGCAACAGGTACCAGGATCCATGGACAATGGCAGCAGTCCCAGCAAGATGAAACGCTTTCGACCCAAGATTCGACGACAGTTGAGGAAAAGTTCACGGGAGGATGTCCTGGCGGCGGCAGCGGGGCGAAGGAGTCGCGCCACGCCCACCATTTTTGGCctgagcagcggcagcggcgaCACAGAGTTGCTGCTAGATGCCAGCATGTCAAGTTGCGCCCAAGCAGGGGCAACAAGTGGCGCCCAACCAGGGACAACAAGTGGCGCCTTAGCAGGGACATCTACCACTACAACCTCAATATCATTACACAg tgtgcCTTCATCAGCATCGAAGGTGACAGCATCGGAGTCTTTGGTGACCACACAACATGAAGCAGTAGTTATCCCATTGACAGTAAAGAAACCACACAGTTGTGCTACGCCCACATCCCTGCTCTCGCCCAAACTGCCCACAATAAGCAGCACTCAATCGAAATCCACTTCGGACACCTTTCAACTCAAAGCCAAGTCCATAGAGTCCCTACGGTCCGTGTCACCAGGCTCGGATTCAGTGTTCTACAGCGAAGCCGATGGAAATGCGGCCAGTGGCGAGCAAAGTCACTGCCTCCATTGTGGCAAGGAAATGGAGGGCAAGCAGCAGAGCAACACCATTAGCGAACTGGCTGGGGACTCGGTTGAATCGATACCCTACATCGAACAGGACATCGTTAAGCCACCGTCGGACTTTGCCGACTCCCCAGTGACCACCAAGACCACCCAGCGTTTGTACAAAAAGATGGACAAGCGATTCCGGTCCGAGGAACGATATCACGGCGAACGGGGCAGACACTACAAAACCAGGCAGGAGAACATCAGGGCAAAG AGCGAGGAGCGTGGCCGTGCTCCCAGTTTGCCCAATACCCCAGTCTTGCGTCCTGCTGGCTCGAGTCCTTGTGTCCTTCCTGATATCAACACTGAGCAGAGCCAGCACATCATCTATAAGGGTCACTACGACGCAGGTCGCTACACACGTCTTACCGATGATGACTTGTGGACTCAGCTGGACCATCAGTGCTTCG aTCGTTCCAGGGAACGTCGAGCTTCCACGGAGTCCGAAAAGGGCTTCCATGCCAAATATCAAGTGATCCTGCATCGTCTCGTCCAGCGGCGTTGCACCCTGGAAATGTATCATCGCCAGAAACACAACAGCTTTC GCGTGGATAAAACTGTGGTGGTCAAGAGCGATTCCGGTGAATTTGGCTTCCGCATTCATGGATCCAAGCCCGTGGTAGTGGCTGCCATCGAGCCGGAGACTCCGGCGGAGAGTTCCGGCCTGGAGGTGGGAGACATCATCATCTCGGTGAACGGGGTTCAGGTTCTGGACAAGCACCACACCGAGGTGGTCAAAATCGCGCACGATGGCTGCGAAAAGCTGGAACTGCAGGTGGCACGGACCATTGGAGTGCTGATGCACGAACAACTGGAGCCGCCAAGTCAACCCATCTTCAGTGGATATTTGTGGCGGCAGAGTGGACAGGCCAAAGGAGCACCGAATTCCAAGAAATGGGTGCGACGATGGTTCTCCCTGAGACCCGATAACTGCCTCTACTACTACAAAACAGAAGAT GACTCGCAACCCGTTGGTGCCATGATAATGGCCAAGCACACGGTGGACCTGTGTCCTGTGGATGTGGGCAAGCCGTTTGCCTTCAAAGTGGATGCCGGGGAGGGTATTCCCATGTACGTGGCTGCCGACTCCGATGAGCTGGCCAACCGGTGGCTCCAACTCCTGCGGCAGGCGGCCTCGCAGGACAACCAGTGGCTGGACAAAAG CGCGAGGTGCCTGTACCAGAGTCCCACCAACATTCAGAGGCCCGACTGCTTTGGATACCTACTCAAATTGGGCTCAAGGTGGTGCGGATGGTCGAAACGCTATTGCGTTCTTAAGGATGCCTGCCTCTATTTTTACCAAGATGCAAATAGCAAGAGTGCATTCG GCATGGCCTGCCTGCACGGCTACAAAGTGGCCTCAATGTCCGCCAATGCATCCGGCAAGAAGAACTCGTTCGAGATAATACCACCAGAAACGAAATTGCGTCACTATTTTTTCTGCACCGAAAGCGAAATGGATAAGAAGCG CTGGATATCCGCACTAGAGTATTCCATTGACCGGTGGATAAAGTCCGGGTAA